One Nitrospirota bacterium genomic window, AAGGCATTGCAGGATGCTATCAAGCGGGTAAAAACAGAGAACCTTGAGAAAAGGCATAAAAAAGGATACCGGCATAATCCTGCCGGCAAAACGGAATTCAGAGTTTGGGAATCCGAACAGGAATGGGGTGATTAGTGA contains:
- a CDS encoding CopG family transcriptional regulator — protein: MRTIQMTLDDELVEAVDMVVKKLRTTRSAFTRKALQDAIKRVKTENLEKRHKKGYRHNPAGKTEFRVWESEQEWGD